One Balaenoptera musculus isolate JJ_BM4_2016_0621 chromosome 13, mBalMus1.pri.v3, whole genome shotgun sequence genomic region harbors:
- the PRR30 gene encoding proline-rich protein 30: MLTQNKDQVLLQNAAPPGHPPRGPSQIVDSLPCNLRPQPPQQSLRHTHPPCSPPPWSHSAGSHFYSSDSNSDFVLHPYSSSLPSSPSFFHQNCLSFSPPRSSSPSHWLYPSPTLTHSSSPSQPQNSSLLGSRCQSPSHPEDLPRSTLTSPSPSLPSCGVHSNSQTCHSHQYRNTGSPGGEGGYVASERDPAEFRDPGALAQALVVHLGHRRIAHDLRLLLLQRLWQGKTGKAPVVEYPVCLVCLRPRSPSCPIPRYRTGPRLLAFPQLLPCAQGRESGPLRIGIGFGLRLPRGQARALHLLAERRPEEVGPRGEAAQARGCQAQASQAPAAQAQADLGPGTPSQNGSFRSVGPQSPNSMCCSGSQTQAPKQATVSLKPRPSSASKRPASPEPIPRKSPL; encoded by the coding sequence ATGTTGACTCAAAACAAGGACCAAGTGCTGCTACAGAACGCAGCACCCCCTGGGCACCCTCCTCGGGGCCCCTCACAAATTGTGGACTCCCTTCCCTGCAACCTACGACCTCAACCTCCCCAACAATCACTCCGTCACACCCACCCACCTTGCTCTCCTCCCCCATGGTCCCACTCTGCAGGCTCCCATTTCTACTCTTCTGACTCAAATTCGGACTTTGTCCTACATCCCTACTCTTCTTCTCTCCCAagttccccttctttctttcatcagaattgcctctctttctccccaccacGTTCTTCCTCGCCCTCCCACTGGCTATACCCATCTCCTACTCTCACTcactcctcttctccctctcagcCACAGAACTCCTCTCTCCTGGGCTCACGTTGCCAGTCTCCTTCCCACCCCGAAGACCTACCTAGGTCCACTCTCACCTCCCCAAGCCCCAGTCTACCTTCTTGTGGGGTTCACTCTAACAGCCAGACATGCCACTCGCATCAGTACAGGAACACCGGGTcccctgggggggaggggggatacGTGGCAAGCGAGAGGGACCCTGCAGAGTTCAGGGACCCAggagccctggcccaggccctGGTTGTTCATCTGGGGCACCGCCGTATCGCCCACGACCTGCGGCTACTGCTTCTGCAGCGCCTGTGGCAAGGCAAAACCGGCAAGGCCCCGGTCGTGGAGTATCCTGTCTGTCTGGTGTGTCTCCGGCCCCGCAGCCCCTCTTGCCCTATCCCCAGGTACAGGACTGGACCCAGGCTACTTGCTTTCCCCCAACTACTGCCCTGTGCGCAGGGCCGGGAATCCGGACCACTGCGCATCGGCATTGGCTTTGGCCTCCGCCTGCCTCGGGGCCAGGCCAGGGCCTTGCATCTGTTGGCAGAAAGAAGGCCGGAGGAAGTAGGGCCTCGGGGAGAGGCTGCTCAGGCCCGTGGGTGTCAAGCCCAGGCATCTCAAGCCCCAGCAGCTCAGGCCCAGGCAGATCTAGGTCCAGGCACCCCCTCCCAGAACGGGAGCTTCAGGTCTGTAGGCCCTCAATCACCAAACTCCATGTGCTGTTCAGGGTCTCAGACTCAGGCACCAAAACAGGCCACTGTCTCCCTGAAGCCCAGACCTTCCTCTGCCTCAAAGAGGCCTGCCTCTCCAGAGCCCATTCCCCGAAAGTCACCACTCTAG
- the PREB gene encoding prolactin regulatory element-binding protein isoform X1, which translates to MGRRRAPELYRAPFPLYALQVDPSAGLLIAAGGGGAAKTGIKNGVHFLQLEQINGRLSASLLHSHDTETRATMNLALAGNILAAGQDAHCQLLRFQTHQQKSKNKAEKAGSKEQGPRQRKRAAPAEKSGAETHQEEVEFSVENLQAVQTDFGPDPLQKVVCFNHDNTLLATGGTDGYVRVWKVPTLEKVLEFRAHEGEIEDLALGPDGKLVTVGWDLKASVWQKDQLVTQLHWQENGPAFSNTPYRYQACRFGQVPDQPAGLRLFTVQIPHKRLRQPPPCYLTAWDGSTFLPLRTKSCGHEVISCLSVSESGTFLGLGTVTGSVAIYIAFSLQRLYYVKEAHGIVVTDVAFLPEKGRGPELLGSQETALFSVAVDSRCQLHLLPSRRSVPVWLLLLLCVGLIVMTILLLQRAFPAFL; encoded by the exons ATGGGTCGGCGCCGGGCGCCAGAGCTGTACCGGGCCCCGTTCCCGTTGTACGCGCTTCAGGTCGACCCCAGCGCTGGGCTGCTCATCGCTGCGGGCGGAGGAGGCGCCGCCAAGACCGGCATAAAGAACGGCGTG CACTTTCTGCAACTGGAGCAGATTAATGGGCGCCTTAGCGCCTCCTTACTACACTCCCATGACACAGAGACACGGGCCACCATGAACTTGGCGCTGGCTGGTAACATCCTTGCTGCGGGGCAGGATGCCCACTGTCAGCTCCTGCGCTTCCAGACTCATCAGCAGAAGAGCAAAAACAAGGCAGAGAAGGCAG GTTCCAAGGAGCAGGGGCCTCGACAAAGGAAAAGGGCTGCCCCGGCAGAGAAGTCTGGAGCTGAAACCCACCAGGAGGAGGTAGAATTCAGCGTAGAGAATCTGCAGGCGGTGCAGACAGACTTCGGCCCTGATCCACTGCAGAAAGTTGTATGCTTCAACCATGATAATACCCTGCTTGCCACTGGAGGGACGGATGGCTACGTTCGTGTCTGGAAG GTACCCACCTTGGAGAAAGTTCTGGAGTTCAGAGCCCACGAAGGGGAGATTGAGGACCTGGCTTTGGGGCCTGATGGCAAG TTGGTAACTGTGGGCTGGGACCTTAAGGCCTCCGTGTGGCAGAAGGATCAGCTGGTGACACAGCTGCACTGGCAAGAGAACGGACCCGCCTTTTCTAACACACCTTACCGCTACCAGGCCTGCAG GTTTGGGCAGGTTCCAGACCAGCCTGCTGGGCTGCGACTCTTCACGGTGCAGATTCCCCACAAGCGCCTGCGCCAGCCCCCACCCTGCTACCTCACAGCCTGGGATGGCTCCACGTTCTTGCCCCTTCGGACCAAGTCCTGTGGCCATGAAGTCATCTCCTGCCTTAGTGTCAG TGAATCGGGCACCTTCCTAGGCCTGGGCACGGTCACTGGCTCTGTTGCCATCTACATAGCTTTCTCTCTCCAG CGCCTGTACTACGTGAAGGAGGCCCATGGCATCGTGGTGACGGATGTGGCCTTTCTACCTGAGAAGGGTCGTGGTCCAGAGCTCCTTGGGTCCCAGGAAACTGCTCTCTTTTCTGTGGCTGTTGATAGCCGTTGCCAGCTACACCTGCTGCCCTCACGAC GGAGTGTTCCTGtatggctgctgctgctgctgtgtgtCGGGCTTATCGTTATGACCATCCTGCTGCTCCAGAGGGCCTTTCCAGCTTTTCTCTAG
- the PREB gene encoding prolactin regulatory element-binding protein isoform X2, with translation MGRRRAPELYRAPFPLYALQVDPSAGLLIAAGGGGAAKTGIKNGVHFLQLEQINGRLSASLLHSHDTETRATMNLALAGNILAAGQDAHCQLLRFQTHQQKSKNKAEKAGSKEQGPRQRKRAAPAEKSGAETHQEEVEFSVENLQAVQTDFGPDPLQKVVCFNHDNTLLATGGTDGYVRVWKVPTLEKVLEFRAHEGEIEDLALGPDGKLVTVGWDLKASVWQKDQLVTQLHWQENGPAFSNTPYRYQACRFGQVPDQPAGLRLFTVQIPHKRLRQPPPCYLTAWDGSTFLPLRTKSCGHEVISCLSVSESGTFLGLGTVTGSVAIYIAFSLQGVFLYGCCCCCVSGLSL, from the exons ATGGGTCGGCGCCGGGCGCCAGAGCTGTACCGGGCCCCGTTCCCGTTGTACGCGCTTCAGGTCGACCCCAGCGCTGGGCTGCTCATCGCTGCGGGCGGAGGAGGCGCCGCCAAGACCGGCATAAAGAACGGCGTG CACTTTCTGCAACTGGAGCAGATTAATGGGCGCCTTAGCGCCTCCTTACTACACTCCCATGACACAGAGACACGGGCCACCATGAACTTGGCGCTGGCTGGTAACATCCTTGCTGCGGGGCAGGATGCCCACTGTCAGCTCCTGCGCTTCCAGACTCATCAGCAGAAGAGCAAAAACAAGGCAGAGAAGGCAG GTTCCAAGGAGCAGGGGCCTCGACAAAGGAAAAGGGCTGCCCCGGCAGAGAAGTCTGGAGCTGAAACCCACCAGGAGGAGGTAGAATTCAGCGTAGAGAATCTGCAGGCGGTGCAGACAGACTTCGGCCCTGATCCACTGCAGAAAGTTGTATGCTTCAACCATGATAATACCCTGCTTGCCACTGGAGGGACGGATGGCTACGTTCGTGTCTGGAAG GTACCCACCTTGGAGAAAGTTCTGGAGTTCAGAGCCCACGAAGGGGAGATTGAGGACCTGGCTTTGGGGCCTGATGGCAAG TTGGTAACTGTGGGCTGGGACCTTAAGGCCTCCGTGTGGCAGAAGGATCAGCTGGTGACACAGCTGCACTGGCAAGAGAACGGACCCGCCTTTTCTAACACACCTTACCGCTACCAGGCCTGCAG GTTTGGGCAGGTTCCAGACCAGCCTGCTGGGCTGCGACTCTTCACGGTGCAGATTCCCCACAAGCGCCTGCGCCAGCCCCCACCCTGCTACCTCACAGCCTGGGATGGCTCCACGTTCTTGCCCCTTCGGACCAAGTCCTGTGGCCATGAAGTCATCTCCTGCCTTAGTGTCAG TGAATCGGGCACCTTCCTAGGCCTGGGCACGGTCACTGGCTCTGTTGCCATCTACATAGCTTTCTCTCTCCAG GGAGTGTTCCTGtatggctgctgctgctgctgtgtgtCGGGCTTATCGTTATGA